The sequence GTCTCGCAGCATTGTCGGAACTCGTCCGCAACTATGGCACAACGGTAATCATCTGTACCGCGACGCAGCCGAAACTTGGCGACCTTCTGGATGAAAGTGTCAGGCCCCGGGAGATCATGCACTCACCGGACCAATTGTACGAATCGTTCAAGCGGGTACGGGTGACAGAACTCGGTGCGATAAACGATACCGATCTCTCGATCAGACTGCGGGAACACCGTCAGGTATTGTGCATAGTGAATACACGGAAGCACGCGAGGAACCTATTCGATGTACTGGAAAAATCCGGGAACTGTTATCATCTCAGTGCGAGGATGTGCCCGGTTCATCGCAGAGAAAAAATTGCGGAAATCAAAAAACTCCTCAAGGATGGATCTGACTGCCGGGTTATCTCCACGCAGCTTATCGAAGCGGGTGTGGACATTGATTTCCCTGTAGTGTACCGGACGATGACCGGAGTCGATTCGATTGCACAGGCTACCGGGAGATGCAACCGCGAAGGGAAATTACCGGAAGGCGAGGTATTCGTTTTCAAATCCACGGAGACGTATGGGAAAGCGACTTCGTGGCAAAATCTTGTTGCAGATGTTGGCGAAATGGCTCTTGCTGGATCACGCGATCCTCTCTCGCTTATTACGGTGGCGGATTATTTCAGACGATTATATCATTTCAAGGAAGATGGTGGTTTGGACGAAAAGAAAATTTTAGAGATGCTGAGAGATCCTGATGGTGAATTCGCATTTCCTTTTGAAGAGGTCGCGACGGCTTTCAGGATAATTGAAGAAGGAACAAAGGATCTGATCATTCCGTACGATGACAACGCCAAATCAAAGATCAGCAAACTTCGTACAACGGATTTTCCCTGGAAATTAGTCCGGGAACTTCAGGGCTACACGGTCAGTATCTATCCCAATGAATTCAGGGAGCTGGAACATGTGAACGCGGTTGAAACTATTGGCGACCGGTTTTATATTTTGAAATCTTGTGACGATTACTCTTGTAAAACTGGCCTGAAGAATCGTACAGATCAGAAGACTGAAGGATCATTGTTAATCTTTTAAGGAGGTGGTGGATATCGGATTTGGAATCAAACTGAAAGTATGGGGGGATTATGCCTGCTTCACACGCCCCGAAATGAAAGTTGAGCGGGTGAGTTATGACGTGATGACACCCTCGGCTGCCCGGGGAATTCTTGAAGCGATTTACTGGAAGCCTGCGATTGTCTGGGAGATCGACCGCATTCATGTCATGAAACCGGTCAGGTTCGACAACATCCGCAGGAACGAAGTGCTGGGAAAAATTCCTATGGATTCTGTAAAAGGAGCTTTCCAGGGACGTGAAGCTGTGCTCTTCAAGGATGCCAATGACGAGCGGGTCCAGCGTGCCTCGCTGGTTCTCCGGGATGTTTGCTATTACGTCGAGGCGCACTTCAACATGACTGACAAGGCCGGCCCGGAAGATTCTGTGGAGAAGCACTACAATGTTGCCCTTCGGAGAATGCGAAAGGGGCAGTGCTTCCACCACCCGTATTTCGGATGCCGGGAATTCCCGGTGCAGTTCGAGTTTGTTGACGGTGAGATTCCAAGATCTGAATTGGACGGGAAAAAAGATCTCGGGCTCATGCTTTGGGATATCGACTTTGCCCACGACATGAAAGCGATCTTCTTCAGGGCCGAGATGAACGAAGGTGTGATCGATGTGCAGAAGAGTCTCCGCAGCGGGGTGTTCTCGTGATCATCCAGTCCCTTGTCCGGTATTATGATATTCTTGCTGGAGATGATTCGGTAACAATATCAAGACCCGGCTATAGCCCAGCAAAGGTTACTTTCGCACTCGTGATTTCGACAGATGGGAAACTATCAAATATCATTGATCTCCGGACCGACGGGAAGAAAAAACAGCCAAAAATATTCGAAGTCCCTTACCAAAAGGATCACTCAAACAAAGTCGAACCTCATTTTGTTTGCGACAATTCGAAGTATGTTTTTGGCGTAGACAAAATGAAAAATGACTTAAAAAAGAAAAATACTCCTCCGAAATCTGATGAGGTGACGATACTTGAAGATAAAGAGAATGAAGCGATTGTAACAACTAAACGTTCTCTGGAATGTTTCGAGCAATTCCGGATTTTTCATCATGTGTTATTGAAAAATACAGATGATACAGAGATCAAATCATTTCTGAAATTTCTCGATAACTGGAAGCCGGAATTATTTCTTGAAAATCCTAAAATTGTTGAATTTAAAGATGAGATCCTTAATGGTGGAAACTTTGTATTCGATATTGCAGGTAATTACCTCCACAAGAATTCTGTGGTTAAAATTGCGTGGGAAGAGAACGGATCATCAGAAGCATCCGGAGAAAAAACGGTTGCACAATGTCTTGTAAGTGGAAAAATAGGACCGATAAGCCGTCTGCATAAAAAAATAATAGGAGTTTACGGCCCTAATGCTCAGTCATCGGGCACATCTCTTGTCAGTTTCAATGATGATTCTTTTTGCTCGTATGGTAAAGAGAAGAGTTACAACGCTCCAATCAGTGAATCGGTGATGTTCAAGTACACGACTGCGCTGAATCACCTCCTCGAACGTGAAAGCAAGAACCGGCTTCAGATCGGCGACACAACAACGATATTCTGGGCCGAAACCGATAAAAAAAAGTATGTAAATCTTGCTCTTTGCTTTATCGATCCTATCGAAGATCAAGCAGAGTCTATTGGGGAACCACAATCGGAGACAAAAAGACAGGACCGTCAGACCCGCCAGCTTGTCAGCGATATTCTCCAGAAAGTCAGGAGCGGGGAGCATCTGGAAGAAAAAGATCTTGGTGTGGACCCCGAGAAGACGAATTTCTTTATCCTTGGATTATCGCCCAATAATGCACGGCTTGCCGTCCGTTACTGGTACCAGGATAATTTCGGGAATTTCATCGCGCGTGTTGCACGCCACCATCTCGATATGGAGATCGATCGGGATGATCGCGGACCGCAGTACATTTCTGTGTATCGCCTGCTGAGAGAGACCGTTCCCCAGAATTCCAGCGACAAGGCGTCGTCCCCGCTGCTTGGGGGTCTCCTCATGCGGTCGATTCTTGATAATACGCCGTACCCCGTACCGATGTACAATGCAATCCTGAACCGGGTGAAAGTCGAACGATCGATCAATTATGCCCGGGCCGGTTTTATCAAAGCCTGCCTGATCCGTCTTGCACGAGCTAGGGCAAACCATGAAGAGGATATGATTACCGTGAGTCTGAACGAAGAAAGCCAAAATGTGCCATACCGCCTTGGAAGATTGTTTGCGGTACTGGAAAAGACGCAGAGCGATACGAACAGGGAGATGAAGAGCACCATCAACAGCAAGTACTTCAGCAGTGCGTCAACGACACCGGCTGTTGTGTTCCCGGTGCTCCTGAAACTTGCCCAGCACCACATCGCAAAATCGGATTGGGGATTCAAATCGAACCAGTGGATTGAGGATGTTCTGATGGGAGTCGATGCATTTCCAACGTACCTGAACCTTGAGGAGCAGGGAATGTTCATGCTCGGGTACTATCACCAGCGGAAAGCGTTTTTCAAAAAGAAAGAGAGCAGTGGAGAAAAAATGGAGGATAAAAAATGAGCGAAGTCATCAAGAACCGGTATGAGTTTGTATTGTTGTTTGATGTCGAGAACGGAAACCCTAACGGTGATCCCGATATGGGGAATATGCCGAGAGTTGATCCCCAGACCGGGTACGGCATCGTGACCGATGTCTGTCTCAAGCGGAAGATCCGGGATTATGTCGATATGGTGAAGGAAGGAAAAGAGGGGTATGACATCTATGTCAAAGATGGCGTTGTCCTCAATGAACAGCACACGAAAGCATATGCCGCTCTTGGGAGGAAGCCGGATTCGAAGAAACCCAAAGATGATGAGCTGACGAAATTCATGTGCAAGAATTTCTTTGACATTCGCGCATTCGGCGCAGTTATGGCTCTTGAAGTGAACTGCGGCCAGGTCCGGGGGCCTGTCCAGCTCACGTTTTCCCGGAGCCAGGACCCGATCTTCCAGCAGGAAGTAACGATCACACGGCAGGCCGTTGCAAATGCAAAGGACGCCGAGAAAGGTCAGACGATGGGTAAGAAGCAGATCGTGCCGTACGGCCTGTACCGTGCGGAGGGTTACATCTCCGCACACCTTGCAAAGAAGACGACCGGATTCTCTGAAGAAGATCTGGCCCTGCTCTGGGAGAGCCTTGTCAATATGTTCGAGCACGATCATTCAGCCTCCCGGGGGAAACTCTCCGCGAAGAAACTGATTGTCTTCAAGCACGACAATGAACTTGGGTGCTGTCAGTCTCACATCCTATTCGACAAGGTCAAGGTCGAGCGACTCGCAAAGGATCTCCCGCCACGCTCGTTCGGGGATTACAAGGTTACAATTGCAAAAGATGTTCCCAAAGGTGTCGAGATTATTGAAAAGTTATGAGCGATAAACGCCATACCGATGACGAACTGCTGATGTTATCCGGCATCCAGCATTTTCGTTTTTGCAAACGGCAATGGGCTCTTATCCACGTCGAGCGCCAGTGGGAAGACAATCTCCGGACCGCAGAAGGCCACATTATTCACGAACGAGTCGATGATCCATTCCTGAATGAATCCCGGGGGGATGTTGTGATCTCCCGGGCTTTCCCTCTTGTCTCATACTCATTGGGACTGAATGGCGTCGCCGATGTGATCGAATATTCCCGCTCCGATCAAGGCATTCCCATACTCGGTTTCGAAGGACTTTGGACAATGAAGCCAGTGGAATACAAGCGGGGCAAGCCGAAGATCGATGAGCGCGATGAAGTCCAGCTCTGCGCACAGGTCATGTGCCTGGAAGAAATGTTTGGCGTGAGGATCGATGAAGCAGATTTTTACTATAACGAGATCCGTAGGAGACAGCACCTGAAGATTACCGATGAATTACGCAGCCTTGTTTCATTGCTGGCAGAGGAAATGCACACAATATTCCGGAAAGGTATCACACCGGCAGCTGAAAGTGGGATGAATTGTGCTCAGTGCTCCCTCATTGATGTTTGTGTTCCGAAACTGACAAAGAAAAAGAGTTCAGTTCGCAATTATATCGGGAGGCATATTGAGGAGGCTCGCGCTCTTGATTGCTGATATTGTTTCTATTTTCCGTGAAATTGGTCCAGCCGCCCATGGAGTTTTCAAATTATGAAAAAATTGCTCAACACCCTTTACGTCACAACTCCTGATTCATTTCTTCACCGCGATGGAGAGAATGTCATCATCAAGGTTGGCCATGAGGAAAAATTCCGGATCCCCATCCATAATCTTGAAGGAATTGTCTGTTTCGGTTACATGGGTGCGAGTCCCCACCTGATGCAGTTGTGTTCAGAAAACCACGTCGGTCTCTCATTCCTTACACCCTATGGAAAATTTCTCGGGCGGGTGAGTGGCCGGGTCAGGGGCAATGTCCTGTTGCGACGTACCCAGTACCGCATCGCAGACAATAGCGAGGGATCGTTGGATATCGCAAAATGTTTTATCGCAGGAAAGATCGTCAATTGCAGGACGGTTCTTGGGCGGAGCATCCGCGATCACGGTGAAGTGGTTGGCCGTGAAAAGATCCGGTGCGCTGACAATCTTCTCATTGAGAACCTGATGAAAATAGAAGGTTGTACAAATGCTGACACACTCAGGGGCATCGAAGGAAATTCCGCGAAATTTTATTTCGATGTTCTGGACGAGCTGATCCTCAAGCAGAAAAATGATTTCTTTATCCGCGACAGAAACCGGCGGCCTCCCCGAGACAATATGAATGCCCTTCTATCATTTCTCTACACCCTTCTTGCACATGATATGGAATCCGCGCTGGAAACGGTTGGACTCGACCCGTATGTTGGGTTCTTCCACACTGACCGGCCCGGAAGGGCAAGTCTTGCATTGGATATGATGGAAGAACTCCGGCCATTCATTGCGGATCGTCTTGCGCTGAACCTGGTGAATTTGCAGCAGGTGTGTGGCGATGATTTCCTGAAAAAAGAAGGAGGGGGGATACTCCTGACTGACAAAGGGCGTAAGGAAGTGCTTGGTGCCTGGCAGAAGAGGAAACAGGATGAGATCACTCACCCCTACCTGAACGAAAAAATTCCGATCGGTCTCCTGCCGTACGTGCAGTCAATGCTGATGGCCCGGTACCTGCGTGGGGATATTGACGGTTATCCGCCGTTCTTTATGAACTGAGGTGTCGAAGATGATGGTTCTGGTTACCTATGATGTAAATACGGAAACTCCGGAAGGAAGAAGGAGACTCCGGCAGGTTGCGAAGGAATGTGTGAACTATGGCCAGCGGGTTCAGAATTCAGTATTCGAGTGTCTTATTGATCCTGCCCAGTCTGCAAAGCTTAAACATTCCTTATGCAGTATTATGGATAACGAGAAGGATAGCATTCGGTTCTATTATCTTGGGGCAAACTGGCAGAACCGGGTCGAGCACTTTGGGAACAAAACGGGATATAATCCCGAAGGATTGTTAGTGACTTGATTGGTGCGAACCTTAAGTGATCATGCTCTTCCCGAGACCTTCGCGGAGAAAAATGGAATCTGATATTTATTTTTGTTGTCGATTCTCCTTTTTAGGATTGCTTTTTAGATTGTGATAAGAATGCCAGAACCGGAATTTTCCTCAAGGTATTTCATGCAAATTTTCGTTCGTTTTTCATTTGATGGATGATTATGCTTTAATTCTATGGAAACAATGATCTGAATAATTTGCAGTCACACCCTTCGCGGGTGTGTGGATTGAAATCGGACATGCTACACCACCAACACGCAGGACTTTTGGTCACACCCTTCGCGGGTGTGTGGATTGAAATTCCCGGATAGCTGGCATTAAAGGCCGGTAGGAATCGTCACACCCTTCGCGGGTGTGTGGATTGAAATATAAGGGTTTCAACGCCTGAATTATACTTGTAACAGTCACACCCTTCGCGGGTGTGTGGATTGAAATTGGATCGTCTGGATACTTGAAAATCTGCCAAAACGTCACACCCTTCGCGGGTGTGTGGATTGAAATAAGGGGGGGGTCAAGTATACCTGTTTTAACATCAGTCACACCCTTCGCGGGTGTGTGGATTGAAATACGTCCATAATTTTGCCCTCAAGGAGCACAATCTCAGTCACACCCTTCGCGGGTGTGTGGATTGAAATTGTCGTGGTTTGCTTTAGATACTTGTGACGCTCCGTCACACCCTTCGCGGGTGTGTGGATTGAAATCGGGACGACCCCACCCGGACAGTAAACCTGTGCCGTCACACCCTTCGCGGGTGTGTGGATTGAAATAGGAGCGCCTGCTCAAGCCGGTGCCGTCCGTCGAGTCACACCCTTCGCGGGTGTGTGGATTGAAATAGCTCTATCCGCTGTCGAGGGGTGAGGATTATCAGTCACACCCTTCGCGGGTGTGTGGATTGAAATAATTATGGTGGGATCTGAAGGTAAAGTCATCGCCGTCACACCCTTCGCGGGTGTGTGGATTGAAATTGCATGTCGTCTACGTTGTTGAGATTGTACCGGCAGTCACACCCTTCGCGGGTGTGTGGATTGAAATTTTTTCATTGTCTAACCTTTACCTCCTAAGTCAACCGTCACACCCTTCGCGGGTGTGTGGATTGAAATCACTAAACACATATATAACAGTATTTCCATAAAGTCACACCCTTCGCGGGTGTGTGGATTGAAATAATTATGGTGGGATCTGAAGGTAAAGTCATCGCCGTCACACCCTTCGCGGGTGTGTGGATTGAAATCCACTTAGACGTCGGCAAAATAGGTTGTACAATAGGTCACACCCTTCGCGGGTGTGTGGATTGAAATAGGTCAAGAGAGACATGGCGTCCCTGCTACATACAGTCACACCCTTCGCGGGTGTGTGGATTGAAATAGGGTTTTATGAGGTGGCGTGAGGCGGGGCTATGAGTCACACCCTTCGCGGGTGTGTGGATTGAAATTATCTCACTCCGGTTGAACTGAATGCAGCCGTGCGTCACACCCTTCGCGGGTGTGTGGATTGAAATTTTCTTTGCCGGGGATACTTAACGATCCCCATACGTCACACCCTTCGCGGGTGTG comes from Methanomicrobiales archaeon HGW-Methanomicrobiales-1 and encodes:
- the cas5c gene encoding type I-C CRISPR-associated protein Cas5, which encodes MDIGFGIKLKVWGDYACFTRPEMKVERVSYDVMTPSAARGILEAIYWKPAIVWEIDRIHVMKPVRFDNIRRNEVLGKIPMDSVKGAFQGREAVLFKDANDERVQRASLVLRDVCYYVEAHFNMTDKAGPEDSVEKHYNVALRRMRKGQCFHHPYFGCREFPVQFEFVDGEIPRSELDGKKDLGLMLWDIDFAHDMKAIFFRAEMNEGVIDVQKSLRSGVFS
- the cas8c gene encoding type I-C CRISPR-associated protein Cas8c/Csd1 — translated: MIIQSLVRYYDILAGDDSVTISRPGYSPAKVTFALVISTDGKLSNIIDLRTDGKKKQPKIFEVPYQKDHSNKVEPHFVCDNSKYVFGVDKMKNDLKKKNTPPKSDEVTILEDKENEAIVTTKRSLECFEQFRIFHHVLLKNTDDTEIKSFLKFLDNWKPELFLENPKIVEFKDEILNGGNFVFDIAGNYLHKNSVVKIAWEENGSSEASGEKTVAQCLVSGKIGPISRLHKKIIGVYGPNAQSSGTSLVSFNDDSFCSYGKEKSYNAPISESVMFKYTTALNHLLERESKNRLQIGDTTTIFWAETDKKKYVNLALCFIDPIEDQAESIGEPQSETKRQDRQTRQLVSDILQKVRSGEHLEEKDLGVDPEKTNFFILGLSPNNARLAVRYWYQDNFGNFIARVARHHLDMEIDRDDRGPQYISVYRLLRETVPQNSSDKASSPLLGGLLMRSILDNTPYPVPMYNAILNRVKVERSINYARAGFIKACLIRLARARANHEEDMITVSLNEESQNVPYRLGRLFAVLEKTQSDTNREMKSTINSKYFSSASTTPAVVFPVLLKLAQHHIAKSDWGFKSNQWIEDVLMGVDAFPTYLNLEEQGMFMLGYYHQRKAFFKKKESSGEKMEDKK
- the cas7c gene encoding type I-C CRISPR-associated protein Cas7/Csd2 is translated as MSEVIKNRYEFVLLFDVENGNPNGDPDMGNMPRVDPQTGYGIVTDVCLKRKIRDYVDMVKEGKEGYDIYVKDGVVLNEQHTKAYAALGRKPDSKKPKDDELTKFMCKNFFDIRAFGAVMALEVNCGQVRGPVQLTFSRSQDPIFQQEVTITRQAVANAKDAEKGQTMGKKQIVPYGLYRAEGYISAHLAKKTTGFSEEDLALLWESLVNMFEHDHSASRGKLSAKKLIVFKHDNELGCCQSHILFDKVKVERLAKDLPPRSFGDYKVTIAKDVPKGVEIIEKL
- the cas4 gene encoding CRISPR-associated protein Cas4, whose translation is MSDKRHTDDELLMLSGIQHFRFCKRQWALIHVERQWEDNLRTAEGHIIHERVDDPFLNESRGDVVISRAFPLVSYSLGLNGVADVIEYSRSDQGIPILGFEGLWTMKPVEYKRGKPKIDERDEVQLCAQVMCLEEMFGVRIDEADFYYNEIRRRQHLKITDELRSLVSLLAEEMHTIFRKGITPAAESGMNCAQCSLIDVCVPKLTKKKSSVRNYIGRHIEEARALDC
- a CDS encoding subtype I-C CRISPR-associated endonuclease Cas1, producing the protein MKKLLNTLYVTTPDSFLHRDGENVIIKVGHEEKFRIPIHNLEGIVCFGYMGASPHLMQLCSENHVGLSFLTPYGKFLGRVSGRVRGNVLLRRTQYRIADNSEGSLDIAKCFIAGKIVNCRTVLGRSIRDHGEVVGREKIRCADNLLIENLMKIEGCTNADTLRGIEGNSAKFYFDVLDELILKQKNDFFIRDRNRRPPRDNMNALLSFLYTLLAHDMESALETVGLDPYVGFFHTDRPGRASLALDMMEELRPFIADRLALNLVNLQQVCGDDFLKKEGGGILLTDKGRKEVLGAWQKRKQDEITHPYLNEKIPIGLLPYVQSMLMARYLRGDIDGYPPFFMN
- the cas2 gene encoding CRISPR-associated endonuclease Cas2; its protein translation is MMVLVTYDVNTETPEGRRRLRQVAKECVNYGQRVQNSVFECLIDPAQSAKLKHSLCSIMDNEKDSIRFYYLGANWQNRVEHFGNKTGYNPEGLLVT